From the genome of Azospirillum baldaniorum:
GTGCCGCCTACAGCAACGCCACGTGGGACCTCGACTTCAACCCGATCCCGCCAACCAAGCTGCCGTGGAACGGCGGCCCACCTCGGCACTTCAACTGCCGCAGCACCACCACCCCGATCACGAAGTCATTCCGCGAACTCGGAATCGACGCAGACGAACTGGAGCCGGGTGTCCGGGCATCCATGGACGGCGACGTGCCGGCCGACCTGTCATTCGACGACTGGCTGAAGTCGAAGGACAAGTCCTTCCAGGACGACCTCCTGGGCGTCGGCAAAGCTGACCTGTGGCGGCGAGGAAAACTCTCGATGGCCGACCTCCTGGACGAGCAGGGGCGGGAGCTTACTCTCGCCGAACTTAAACAGCGGTACTCGTGAATAAATAAACCGCAGAGGGACCCCGCGGGTCCCCACTTTTGGGCCAGCGGACAAAAGGCAACATGACGATTGACTTCAACGATCCTGAGGTTAAAGCCCTCTTGGATCAGAAAATCCTCGAAGCCAACAAGGCCATCGAGGAGAAGCGGAACGAACTGCTCCACGAGAACAAGTCCCTCAAGGAGAAGTTCAAGGACATCGACCTGGATGAGTACGTACGCCTCCGTCAGGAAGCGGCGGAAGCCCAGGAACGGCTTCGGCAGGCTGAGGAAGAAAAGCTCAAGAAGTCCGGCGATTTCGAGGCCATCAAGAAGCGTCTTCAGGACGACTTCCAGGCCCAGGTGAAAGTCAAGGACGAGCGGATCGCCACCCTGTACCGGAACCTGGAACAGAAGCTGGTTGACGCGGAACTGACCGCGGCCATTTCGGCCGAGAAGGGCATCCCGCAGATCCTGCTCCCGCTTCTGAAAAACCGGGTGAAGGTCACCGAGGTCGAGGGCCAGTTCATCACCGAGGTGATCGGCGAGGACGGCCAGCGGATGTACGGCCAGGACGGGAAGCCGGCAGGACTTGGGGACCTCGTGAAGTCCTTCAAGGCCAACGAGATTTACGGCCGCTGTTTCGAGAGCCCGATGGCGGGCGGCTCCGGCAGCCGAACGGTAAGCACCGGTGCCCTCGACGGGATCAAGAATCCCTGGTCGAAGGAAAACTGGAATGTCACGGAGCAGTTCAGGCTGATGAAGTCCAATCCGGAGCAAGCATCAGCCCTGAAGGCACAAGTGAACGCCTAGTCGCCCAGCGGGCGACGACGTGGAGGGCCAGCGGACTCCGCGTGAATCCAAACCCCTGAATTCATGTGGAGAACCACCATGAGTCTGACTCAGATCGCGGACATCATCGTCCCCAGCGATTTCGCCCGGTACTCGATCCAGGCGACCACTGCTCTCAACCGTTTCGTCGCCAGCGGCATCATGGCCTCGGACCCCGCGTTCGACGCGATGGCGGCCTCGGCTGGCCTGACCCACAACCTGCCGTTCTGGAACGACATCGACGTTGACGCCGAGCCGACCAACGACGATCCGTCGGACGTGCTGGTGCCGGCGAAGCTGTCCACCGGCCAGGACATCGCCGCCATCCAGATGCGTGCCCTGGCCCTGTCCGACGCCGACGTTGTAACCGACGTGGCCGGCTCGGACCCGATGCAGGTCGCGATCAGCGGCGACGCCAAGCGTTGGGCGACCAACTTCCAGCGGATCGCCCTGAAGACCCTGGACGGTGTGTTCGGCTCGGCCTTGGCCGGTACCCACGTCGCCAATCTGGCTGTCGAGGATGGCCTGGGCGGGTCCGCCGTCAAGATTTCCGCCAACGCGGTGCTCGACGCGGCCGGCCTCCTGGGCGACCGTGCCGACGGCCTGACCGCCATCAGCCTGCACTCGGACGTGTACCGGACGCTCCAGAAGCAGAACCTGATCGACTACATCCCGGATGCTCGGGGTGAGGTCAACATCCCGACCTACCTCGGCATGCGGGTGGTCGTGGATGACGGTCTGCCGAAGGTCGCTGGCAGCACCAGCGGCTTCAAGTACACCAGCTACCTGTTCGGTGCGGGTGCACTGGCCCTGGGTCAGGCTGCTCCGGCCAAGAGCCCGGCGGTCGAGTTCGTCCGTGAAGCCCTTCAGGGCAACGGCGGCGGCGTCACCACGATGGTTTCCCGCCGGAAGTTCATCATCCACGTCCGCGGTGTGAAGTGGACCGGCTCGCCGGCCGGTCTGACCCCGACCTCGGCGGAACTGGCCACGGCCGGGAACTGGGCTCGCGTCTACGATCCCAAGTACATCCGCGTCGTGAAGCTGGTCACCAACGGCTAACCAGCCAAAGGGAGGCCCTCCGGGGCCTCCCTGTTTCTCTGGGATACCCAATGATCAACTACGAATCCTTCCAGAAATCCCTGAACGCCGAGCAGGCCGCACGAGCGAAGCAGGCGTACCGGGCCATGGAAAACGAGATCGCGGACCTCCGGGCCGAGGTCGCCGACCTCCGCCGGATCGTCACCGCCCTGACCGAGACCTCCAGCCGCAAGGTGAAGTAAATGGCTCTGATCGTCGAGGACGGCACCGGCGTCGCGGCTGCCAACAGCTACATCTCGCAGGCCGACCTTGACGCGTTCTGGAGCCAGCGGGGCAATCCGTCGTTCGGCACCATGGCCGCCGATTCCGTCGAACTCCTGGTCATCCAGGCAATGGACCTCTTCCACGCCCTGTATGGGTCGTGGTTGCGTGGTCGCCGGGTGAAGGTTGATCAGGCCCTGGAGTTCCCGCGGGCCGACCTCTACGACAACGAGGGTCTGCTGCGGCCGAAGACCATGGTGCCGCCCGAGGTCAAGAAAGCCCTGTGCCTCCTGGTCCAGAAGGCCATCGACGGCGAGACCATCCCCGATTCCGACGCGTCCGCCACCGCCGTGAAGAAGCAGCGGCAGAAGGTCGGCGACCTCGAAATCGAGACCGAATACACCGGCAGCGGGGTGAAGGCGGTCGGTAAGACCTTCAACGAAATCGAGATGATCCTCGCCCCGGTCCTGGGTTCCAAGGCCATGGGCCGTGTGGTTCGGGGGTAACCGATGGGCCTGAAGGAAGACCTCCGCAGCATCCCCGGCCGCATCTTCGACGCCCTCGGGAACGTCGCCGAGAAGGTGACCTACGAGCGGGAGACCAAGGGGCCGGTGGACCCGGTGACCGGGCAGACTGTCACGGTGACCTCGAAGCAGGTCCGGGCCGTGTTCCTGACCTTCTCCGAGCAGCGGGTCGCCGTCGGCGACATCAAGGCCGGCGACATCCGCATGGTCGTGCCGGCCGGTGAACTGGGGTTCCAACCGCAGGCCCAGGACAACGTGGTCCGTGGCGGAGGCCGATACACGGTGATCGCCTACGAGACCGACCCGGTGCAGGCCCACTACAGCATCCAGGTGAGGAAGTCGTGACCGTCGAGTGGAAGGGCCTGGAGGATTTTGCCGCGAACATCGAGAAGGGCGGAATCGCGGTCAAGAAGAAGCTCGGCTTCGACATCCTGGCCGAGGCCACGAAGATGACCCCGGTGGACACCGGCCGGCTGCGGGCCGGCTGGAAGTTCGACCACGACGACCGTCTGGACGGCCGCTGGGAGATCAGCAACCCGGTCGAATACGCGGTCCACGTCGAGTTTGGGACGCCCAAGATGGCCGCCCGCCTGATGCTGACGCGGGCCGTGCAGCGGGTGATGGCCCGCTTCGACCAGATCGTCCGTTCCGTCATGAGGTGAGCCATGGGTTTGAAGTCGCAAGTCACGTCAATCCTGAACCGGTTCACCGCGAATTTTTCCGGCGTTCCGGTCAAGTACTCGAATTTCGAGACGGTCACCAACGGTGCCGCCACCCTTGCCGACCCCTCGTCTCTGCCGGAGTGGGTCGAGTTCCGCGTGGTCCCGAACATCACCCGGCAGATGGACCTCAACGCGGTCTATTGGAAGAAAACCGACGGGATCATCTCGGCCAACGTCTGGGTCCGGGCCGACACGGGCGTGATGCGGGCCTGGGAGATTGCCGATCTCGTGACCGCCATCTACGCCCGGAAGCGTTTCGACGGAATCCTGGTCAGTCACGAGGAGGTCAACGACCTCGGCGAAATCGACGGGTTCTACGGAATCGGTATTGTCTTTCCGTACTCGGCGTACGAGACAGCAACGGCATAGTACACAGAAGGTGTGAGTTTTGTAGTCGGCGAATTGCTCCCAGAACAGCCGAATAAATACGTGGCGTTCAATTAGGGAGCACGCCACATGGTTACTATCGCTGACGCCGCATCCGGCCAGCTTCGCTACGCCGAGGAAGTCACCCGCGGCGTCACGCCGGCAGTGGCCTTCAAGAATCTCCGCCTGACGCAGGAAAGCCTGGACGAGGGTTATGAAACCGTCGTCAGCCAGGAAATTTCCGCCGACGGCAACATCATCGACACCATCCCGGTCCGGGCGGGGTCGCAGGGTTCCGTCGAGGGTGAACTCTCGATTGGCACCTACGACGACTTCATGGAATCGGCCCTCCAGGGTGACTGGTCCGCGGCGATCAACCGCACGGGCACCGACCTGTCGATCACCGCGTCGTCCAAGACCCTGACCGCCGGTTCGACCAGCTTCTCGGGCATCGCCGCGGGCGATTGGGTGAAGCTCTCCGGGTTCGCCACCGCCGCCAACAACGGCATCTTCCACGTCGCCTCGGCCACCGCCAACACCCTGGGGTTCGACCGGGCTCTGGAAGGCACTCTGGCCCTGGTGGACGAGGCCGCCGGTGCGTCCGTGAGCATCCGGATGCAGAAGCTGACCAACGCCCGCACCCGCCACTTCTACTCCATCGAAAAAGAATTCAGCGACATCGGCCAGTTCCGCGTCTTTCGCGGGATGGAGGTCGATACGATGGCCCTGACCTTCAACGTCGGTGAGGTCCTGACCACGCAGTTCGGCTTCATCGGTATGTCGTCCGACGCTGGGACGACGACTTTCGGCACGGGTGCCCACATCGGGTCCTCGACCGCCCCGGTCCTGTCGCCGGTGGCCAACACCGGTCCGTTCGCCATCGACGGTGCTCCGTACCAGAACGGCATCCTGTCGATGACCCTGAACGTTTCCAACGGCTTGCGTGCCCAGGAGTCCATCGGCAGCTTGTACCCGGTCGGCGTCGGCCGCGACCGCGTCAACGTCAGCGGCCAGATGGAGTTCTACTTCGCCGACAACACCATCTACTCGAAGTTCAAGACCCGCACCCCGATGTCCGTGACTTTCTACGTCACCGAGGGCGTCGCCGCCGACGGCACCGCCGATCCGTCGCTGGGCAGCACCTACGTTTTCGAGTTGCCCAAGGTCAAGGTCACCTCGAACCCGACCAACCTGGAAGGGCTCGGCAACGACGTGATCAGCCAGTGCGATGTCCAGGCTCTGAAGTCGGACTTCGGGTACACGATGGCTGTGTTCAAGTTCTGATCGGTCGCCGACTAAATAGACCGACAGAATTTCTTCCACAGTCACCGTAGAGTATGCAATGGCTTTCAAGTTCGTTCGGTCACCAAAGGGTCAGGCGAAATGGTTTGAGTACGCGGAGGGCTTCGAGTTGCTCGTGGCCCCCGCGAACAACAACCACTGGATGCTCGAACTGTTCAACCAGATCAAGTTCGAGCAGTTGGCCCAGGTGTCGGGTGAGCAGGACCTGCTGGCCGGCGTATTCCGGGATAAGACCACCGCCGAAGCCCACGCGGTGGTCGCCCACCTGATGGCCAAGGCCATCCTGGTGGACTGGAAGGGCCTGGAGGACGAGGACGGGAACGAGATCCTGTACTCCGTGGAGAACGCCACCGAACTCCTCCGCCTGGAGGGTGACGTGCGGAACTTCGTCGAGCGGAAGTCCCAGGAACTCTTCGCGGCCGGCAAGGCCGCCGCCGAGGACATCAAAAAAAAGTAAAGGGTATCGTCCTCTGGCAGGGGTCCGCCGCGGGTAAGCACGAGAAGGCCCTGCGGCACCAACTCAAACAAAAGAAGTCCAAATACGAGGCTCCGCTACTGGCAGAAAAGCCGGCAGCGGAGCCTGTGGTGTTGGGACTCGTTCACGCATTCTATTTGCTCGACCGAGACAGGGTAAATACAGGCCAAGGGATCGGGTGCATCCCGCTGTCTGCGATCTACCGGTACTGCGAAGTCAACGCCCAGTACATCGACGACCGCGACTTCTTTGAGGAGGTCATCCTAGAGGTCGATGCGGCGTACGTGGGCGAGGTGAACGCACGGATACAGCGGCAGCTAAAGCAGCAGCAAAGAGGAGCGGTCCGTGGCTGATCTTTCTACCCTTACTCTTCGGTTGGACGACGCCTCGTTCCGGACTGCCCTGAGCCGCGTCGTCGCCGATGTCGGCAAGCTCAAGACCGAAACCGAGAAGGCCGACGGGGCCGTTGACGACCTCGGTACGTCCGCGGGCTCGGCGTTCGGCGGCATGAAGACGGCCCTGGCCGGCCTCGTCGCCGGCATCGGGTTTGGCTCGTTGATCTCCAACGTCGTCGGCACGATCCGGTCGTTCGAGGACCTCCGGGGCCAGTTGAACACCCTCACGGGCTCGGCCGAGAAGGGTGCCGACGCCTTCAAGATGATCACTCAGTTCACGGCCTCCACGCCGTTTGAACTGGAAGACGTGACCAAGGCGTTTGCCCGGCTGAAGACGGTCGGCATCGACCCCACGGAATCGACGCTGAAGAACCTCGGCAACGTCGCCGCGTCGTTCGGCAAGGACTTCACCCAGTTCGCCGAGGCGGTGGCCGATGCGACCACGGGTGAGTTCGAACGCCTGAAGGAATTCGGCATCCTGATGGGCAAGCAGGGGAACGAGGTCACCGTCACCTTCGACGGCGTGACGCAGAAGATCTTCGCGTCGGCGACCTCGATCCGGTCGTACCTGGAGGGCCTGGGCAAGACGAAATTCGCCTCGGGCATCGAGAACCAAGCGGCCACGGTCAGCGGTGCGTTCTCCAACGTCGCCGATTCCTTCAAACTGCTGGCCTACGAGATCGGCGAGGCGGGATTCCGTCAGGCCCTGAACGACGTTGCCCGTGACCTCTCGAAGTTCCTTGGGGACAACAAGAACCTTGCCCGCGAGATCGGCTCGTCCCTGGCGTCGGCGACCCGCACGGCCGCGGACCTGTTCAAGATTTTCGCCAACAACATCGACCTCGTCGTGGTTGGCCTCAAGTCGCTGGTCGCGGCCGGGGTCGCGGCGGCCCTGGGCGGTATCGTCATCCAGGTCCGGAACCTGATCGCCGGTTTCACCACCCTGAACGCTCTGGTCAGCAAGAACCCGCTGGTCATGCTGGCCATGACAGCCGGTCTGGTCGCGGCCGGCTACCAGTTGATGGGCGACAACATCGACACCACGACCGAGGCGTTGAAGCGGTCGGAAGCCATCATGAAGAGCATGGGGGCTGCCAACATCCCCCTGGATGACCAGCTTGCCAACGCCCGGCAGCAGGCGGACCTGTTCCAGCAGGACATCATCAAGCTCCAGAACACGCTGAACGACCGGTCCTGGCTCGACAAGCTGAACCCCTTCGATTCCGACGGTGACACCGAACGGCGGCTCGCCGAGGTGACAGCGAACTACGAGGCGTGGAAGCAGGTCATCGCCCAGGTGACCGAACAGATTAAGCAGCAGAAGGCCGCCCAGGATCAGGCCAATCAGTCGTCGGACCAGGACAAGATCCTCCGCGAACAGAACGTCGCGGCGATGACTGAGTGGCTGACCAAGGCCAAGGAGACCCACGCGGCCCTGCTGCTGGAGTACGAGGCCACGGTCGAGGGGGTACAGGTCACCGACGCGTACCGGCAGGCCAAGGCCCTGGCCGCCCAGTCGGTCTACGGGGTGAACTCCGCCCTCGTCGAGGAAGCCACCGCCCTGGCCCTGAACAACAGCCAGATGCAGGCGGCCATCGACCAGCAGAAGAAGCTGAGCGAGGAGAAGAAGCAGGCCGAGCAGCGGGTCAAGGGCTTCAAGGAATCGCTCCAGGAACAGGTGGCGACGCTCCAGGCCGAGGTCGCGACCTTCGGCCAGAGCATGGTCGCCCAGGAGGCATACAAGCTTGCCCAGCAGGCCCAGAAGCTCGGAATCAGCGAGGTCACCGCGGAACTGCGGAACAAGATCACCGCCCTTCAGGAAGAGAAGATGGCGATGGAGACCAACAAGTCCATCGCGTCCTACATCGACAACCTGAAGACCGAAGCCAGCCTGCTCCGGATGGGCAACCAGGAGCGGGAGGTCGCCCGCAACCTCCGCGAGGCCGAGAACATTGCCAAGGCCGGCGGCCGGGCTCTGACCCAGGCGGAGATCGACGACATCCGTCGGGCGTCCGTGCTGAAACAGGAAGCCGCCATCGAGAACGAGCGTCGGGAGCAGCGGGCACAGGAACTGACCCGTCAGTCCTCCGAGGCCGAGCGGCAGCGGCAGCTTGAGATCGAGCGGTCGGTGGAACTCCAGATCCGAGCGGAGGAGCAGCTTCGCCAGTCGCTCCAGCGGGTTGGCGACACCATTGCGGACATGGTCGAGAAGGGCAAATTCAGCCTTCGGACCCTGATCGCCGAATTCATCCGGCTCATCGCCACCCAGGTCATTGCCCGGTCGGCCATCGCCGGTGGAAACGGCGGATTCCTCGGTGGTCTGGCGACCGGTGCGATCCGCGGCCTGCGGGCCGGCGGCGGCAACGTCATGGCCGGTTCCTCGTACGTGGTCGGCGAGCAGGGGCCGGAGATCTTCACCCCGATGTCGTCCGGTTTCATCACGCCGAACAACCGGTTGGTGTCGGCCGGCGGCGGGTCCATGTCGGCGACTTTCGCCCCAAGCATCACGGTCAACGCCGCTCCGGGCTCGAACGAGTACGCCACAGTGGAACTCCTGAAGTCCGCGATGGCCGGTCAGATGAACATTTTCCGTCGAATGCTGATCGACGAGCAGCGTTATGGAGGGGCTCTTGCCTAATCCCTACCCCAACATCCCGGCGACCCCGCGGAGCACTGTCTCCGCTGCCCCCAGGCTCAAATTCCTCGAATACGGCGACGGGTACCAGCAGGTCGCCCGCGACGGCATCAACGCTTTGGACCGGGAGATGACCCTGGTCCACGAGTACCTGGATTCCGTCGTCGCCGGCACGCTGCGAGCCTTCCTGACGGCTAATTACGGACAGGTGGTCACCTGTCCGACCGTCGGCGACAACATCACGAGGAACTGGCTCCTCCGGGAGTGGTCCGAGCAGTTTGACGGCAACACCAGCTTCCAGTTCCAGGTCAAACTGATCGAGACCCACTGATGGCCATTCGCATCTCCAGCGGCTTGGGGAACGCCCTCAATACCCCGGCGAACCTCAACCTCGCCCTCTCGGAGGGCACGTTCTCCGCGTGGTTCCGGCGGCATACCACGGGCAACGGTGGGTACCTCCTGTACCTGGGCAAGACCGCGGCGGTTGGCGAGTTCACGATCCAGAACGCGACCAACTCCTTCATCATCGACGGGTACAACGCCTCGAACACCCGGACGCTGCACCGCGAGGTGTCGGCGACCGGCGTAACCGTCGGGCTCGGGACCTGGGTACACGTCCTGATGTCCTGGAAGCTCTCGACGGGGGCATTCCACTGCTATCTGAACGATACGGCGTTCACCTCGTCCACGTCGCCCGTGACGGTAACCGGTGGGGCGATCAGCAACAGCCAGACGACCAACCGGCTGACGCTCGGCGGGTACGACGGCGGTTCCGCCAACAACATGGACCTGGATCAGGTCTTCCTGTCTCTGTCCTACACCGACCTGTCGGTGGTCGCGAACCGCCGGAAATTCGTTGGGGCCGGCGGTACTCGCGTTGACCTGGGCGTCAACGGCTCCCTCACCGGCGTGACCCCCTATGTCTATTATCACGGTGCCGGCTCGGAATTCCTGACCAACCGCGTCGCTGCCGCACGTCACCTGACCTCGACCAATGGCGTCTACACGGTCGCTCCGACGCCGGAGATGACCGGGTTCGACGCATCGCCGGACGGGCTGGTTTTTACCGATCAGACCAACGTCGCCCGCAGCACCCTGACGACCTCCGCCGCGGCCACCGTGACCGGCCTGAACGCGTTGGCCAAGCTCGCCGTGGACGCTGGCACGTCCGATCCGTCGTCGCAGATGGCGGTCAACGGCGGGACCTGGGGCACCGGCCCGGTCTGGATCTACAACGGCGATACCGTGCAGATCCGCCACACCTCGGCGGCCGGATACGGCACCACTGTCCAGACCAACGTCCTGGTCAACGACACCCTGGCCGACACCTTCACAACGACGACCGCAGCGGCCGACGACCAGCCCGACACCGTGACGATCATCGGTTCATCCAACGTCGCCCTCTCGACCCACGTGACCAAGACCGTCGGCCTGACCGGGTTCAACTCCCCGGCCTCGGTGGCGATCACCGGCGACGGCACCCCGGAAATGTCCATCGCTGGCGGCCCGTGGGTGACCTCTGGGACGGTCAACCCCGGTGGGAGCCTCACCCTGCGGATGCTGTCGGCGGGCTCGTACGAGACCACCCAGACGGCCACGCTGACCTATGGTCCGACCGGGTCCTCGACCTGGACGGTGACGACCGAGGCGGACCACTACCCGGCCGCCTTCACGATCCCGGCCAAGACCAACGTTGCCCGCGGGACCCTGACAGAATCGGACCCGGTGACCCCGACCGGGTACACCCGCTACGCCACGATCAGCGTGACCGGCTCCGGCAGCCCGCAGGTCAGTGTCGCCGGGCGGACCTGGGCCACCTCCGGCACGATCTACCCTGGCGAAAGCTTCCGGGTTCGCCTGACCTCGTCCGCATCGTTCAGCACGGCCAACGTCGCGACCGTCACCATTGACGGCACGTCGGCGACCTACTCGGTCACCACGCTGGCCCGCGACGCCACGCCCGACGCATTCACGATCCCGGCCAAGACCGGTCAGGCCCGCAGCACCGTCGTGGAATCGGCGTCGGTCACCCCGACCGGATTCAACGACGCAGTGGCGATCTCGGTTACCGGTGGCACCGTCTACGTCAACCGCGGCAGTTGGGTCACGTCCACGACGATCAACCCCGGTGAGTCTTTCAGGGTCCAGGTGACCACGTCGTCGTCGTTCTCCACCTCGACCTCGGCGACCGTCACGGTGGGCGGCGTCTCCGCGACCTTCACGGCCACGACGCTGGCCGAGGACTCGGTCTGCGATCCGTTCAGCTTCTCCGCCCCGACCGGCCAGCCGGTCAGCATCCTTGTGGAATCCATGCCGGTCACGATCACCGGCATCAACACCACCGTCAACGTCACGGTGAGCGGCGACGGCAACCCGCAGATCAGCATCGCGGGCGGCCCCTGGGTGACCTCCGGCACGGTCCAGAACGGCCAGACCCTGAAGGTCCGGCACACCACGTCCTGGCAGGCGGCGACGCAGGTCACGTCCACCGTCAGCGTCGGCAGCGTGTCGGCCAGCTTCACCTCGACCACCACGACGGTGCGGGACGAGACGCCGGACCCGTTTTCCTTCTCGTTCGTGAGAGGCACAACCGCCAACACGCTCGCGACCTCGAACACCGTCACGGTCACGGGCATCAACGTGCCGGTCATGGTCTTCGTGGCCGGCTCGGGTAGTCCCGAGGTCAGCATCGGCGGTGGGGCCTGGACCGCGAACGGCGGAATGATCTCGCCCGGCCAAACCCTGGCCGTGCGGCACAACGTCGGTAGCGACGGCGAATACCGGTTTTCCACCGTCATGGTCGGCAACGGAGCGGCGAATTTCGAAACCGTCGCCGGCAACATCCCCCTGACCCCGGTCACCCAGCGACTCCAGGAATTGTCCCAGGACCCCATCGTCACCCTGTTCGAAATCGACTTCACCGGGATGGCGACCTACAGTGCTGCCCTGGGCGGCCCCGCCATCCTGCGGATGACCGCTTACAAGAACGGGTCCCAGGAGATCCGGTTCGGCGGCAACACCTACAAGTATGTGTCGGTA
Proteins encoded in this window:
- a CDS encoding major capsid protein, which codes for MSLTQIADIIVPSDFARYSIQATTALNRFVASGIMASDPAFDAMAASAGLTHNLPFWNDIDVDAEPTNDDPSDVLVPAKLSTGQDIAAIQMRALALSDADVVTDVAGSDPMQVAISGDAKRWATNFQRIALKTLDGVFGSALAGTHVANLAVEDGLGGSAVKISANAVLDAAGLLGDRADGLTAISLHSDVYRTLQKQNLIDYIPDARGEVNIPTYLGMRVVVDDGLPKVAGSTSGFKYTSYLFGAGALALGQAAPAKSPAVEFVREALQGNGGGVTTMVSRRKFIIHVRGVKWTGSPAGLTPTSAELATAGNWARVYDPKYIRVVKLVTNG
- a CDS encoding DnaT-like ssDNA-binding protein is translated as MALIVEDGTGVAAANSYISQADLDAFWSQRGNPSFGTMAADSVELLVIQAMDLFHALYGSWLRGRRVKVDQALEFPRADLYDNEGLLRPKTMVPPEVKKALCLLVQKAIDGETIPDSDASATAVKKQRQKVGDLEIETEYTGSGVKAVGKTFNEIEMILAPVLGSKAMGRVVRG
- a CDS encoding HK97 gp10 family phage protein, producing MTVEWKGLEDFAANIEKGGIAVKKKLGFDILAEATKMTPVDTGRLRAGWKFDHDDRLDGRWEISNPVEYAVHVEFGTPKMAARLMLTRAVQRVMARFDQIVRSVMR
- a CDS encoding phage tail tube protein codes for the protein MVTIADAASGQLRYAEEVTRGVTPAVAFKNLRLTQESLDEGYETVVSQEISADGNIIDTIPVRAGSQGSVEGELSIGTYDDFMESALQGDWSAAINRTGTDLSITASSKTLTAGSTSFSGIAAGDWVKLSGFATAANNGIFHVASATANTLGFDRALEGTLALVDEAAGASVSIRMQKLTNARTRHFYSIEKEFSDIGQFRVFRGMEVDTMALTFNVGEVLTTQFGFIGMSSDAGTTTFGTGAHIGSSTAPVLSPVANTGPFAIDGAPYQNGILSMTLNVSNGLRAQESIGSLYPVGVGRDRVNVSGQMEFYFADNTIYSKFKTRTPMSVTFYVTEGVAADGTADPSLGSTYVFELPKVKVTSNPTNLEGLGNDVISQCDVQALKSDFGYTMAVFKF
- a CDS encoding phage tail assembly chaperone, which codes for MRHQLKQKKSKYEAPLLAEKPAAEPVVLGLVHAFYLLDRDRVNTGQGIGCIPLSAIYRYCEVNAQYIDDRDFFEEVILEVDAAYVGEVNARIQRQLKQQQRGAVRG
- a CDS encoding tape measure protein, which codes for MADLSTLTLRLDDASFRTALSRVVADVGKLKTETEKADGAVDDLGTSAGSAFGGMKTALAGLVAGIGFGSLISNVVGTIRSFEDLRGQLNTLTGSAEKGADAFKMITQFTASTPFELEDVTKAFARLKTVGIDPTESTLKNLGNVAASFGKDFTQFAEAVADATTGEFERLKEFGILMGKQGNEVTVTFDGVTQKIFASATSIRSYLEGLGKTKFASGIENQAATVSGAFSNVADSFKLLAYEIGEAGFRQALNDVARDLSKFLGDNKNLAREIGSSLASATRTAADLFKIFANNIDLVVVGLKSLVAAGVAAALGGIVIQVRNLIAGFTTLNALVSKNPLVMLAMTAGLVAAGYQLMGDNIDTTTEALKRSEAIMKSMGAANIPLDDQLANARQQADLFQQDIIKLQNTLNDRSWLDKLNPFDSDGDTERRLAEVTANYEAWKQVIAQVTEQIKQQKAAQDQANQSSDQDKILREQNVAAMTEWLTKAKETHAALLLEYEATVEGVQVTDAYRQAKALAAQSVYGVNSALVEEATALALNNSQMQAAIDQQKKLSEEKKQAEQRVKGFKESLQEQVATLQAEVATFGQSMVAQEAYKLAQQAQKLGISEVTAELRNKITALQEEKMAMETNKSIASYIDNLKTEASLLRMGNQEREVARNLREAENIAKAGGRALTQAEIDDIRRASVLKQEAAIENERREQRAQELTRQSSEAERQRQLEIERSVELQIRAEEQLRQSLQRVGDTIADMVEKGKFSLRTLIAEFIRLIATQVIARSAIAGGNGGFLGGLATGAIRGLRAGGGNVMAGSSYVVGEQGPEIFTPMSSGFITPNNRLVSAGGGSMSATFAPSITVNAAPGSNEYATVELLKSAMAGQMNIFRRMLIDEQRYGGALA
- a CDS encoding phage tail protein is translated as MPNPYPNIPATPRSTVSAAPRLKFLEYGDGYQQVARDGINALDREMTLVHEYLDSVVAGTLRAFLTANYGQVVTCPTVGDNITRNWLLREWSEQFDGNTSFQFQVKLIETH